AACGAACAGGGGCGACTCCCTGTGCCTGCCCCCGTCAGAAGGAGGCAGTGCGGCTTGCAGGAGCTCAGGCGACGGCGGCCTGTGCAGCGAAGGCGGATCAGGACGGCGACCTGGTGGATCCGATCGACGGGGTCGCTCAGGTGATGTAGGGGCTCGACGACGGCACCCTTCAAGTTGCTCCAGGCGGAGCTCGAGCTTCCATGGAGGCTCTGCCGTAAAAAGAAATGAGATAGATGTGAGAGGAAGAGAGATCAGGGGAGGGAGGAAGATGGAGAAAGAGGCAGGGGCACGCTACCGGGGCATGATGATGCTCGCCGGCGGGAAGCAAGGGGCGCGGGGCACGACTGCTGCTGGGACAACAAAGAGGAGTTCCTCTTCTCGTGGAGCTCCTGGACGAGGGGTATGTGGTAGCACGGGCACGGGGCAGTTCTGGGAGGTGCTGGTGGTCGCCGGCAGTGGAGAGGCTCAACGGAGCAGACGAGGGCGCGGGGCCGAGGTCTGGTGCAGGCGCACGGGAGGAGCGATAGAGGCCAGTGAGGTGGCGCCCTGGTGGCAGTGCTTGCGAGGATGAGGTGGTGGGGAGCACGGGGCTCTGATCTGGTGGCGTGGAGGAGGCTGGCCGGTGGGGGTGAAGCTCCTGTCGTCGGCAAGGGCCTCGAGCAGAGAGGAGGGCGAGGGGATCTGGAGGCTGTAGGTGGCGAGCGATGGTTGGTGAGTGATGGATCCCGAGGTGGGAGAAGAGTGGGTAGTTGGCTGGCGGCGACGAGACGAGATGGATGAGATATCTCCCAAGATTTTAGGGTTTGGTCTGGTTATATAGCAGGTGGATTAGCTTAGGGGCTATTCGGTCCCTCCGATCGTAATCGGACGGCCCGGAATAAATGGGTTAGGAAGTCTAAACAATGAACCGAAGATGTTTtagggatgtttggggatgatccggagcCATCGGTCACGACAGCCCGGTTCGGGTTCGGAGAAGTTTCGAACTTGGTTGCGAGTGGGTCTGTGCACTGTGCAGAGAGATTATGCGGCCAGACAAGAGGGACTCAAAAAAcccggttggtctcggaacggtcaacgaaggcaaggggggacgcggcaactacgaacggaagcaagctttatgaaaacatgcagatgcaatgcgcatgatgtgatgatgaatgcaacaaatgATTAAAACACACGACGACAACAGAATAtatggaaggcatctggagcgttgGTCTCGGGTCGTTACAACTCTCCCacacttacaagagatctcgccCCGAGATCTAAGAATGAAACAGAGAGAAGAGGTAAtactaagttgcttctttgacaaacgagtgaaaccaacaAACCTTGAGAGGTACAAAACTTGAAGAAATGACATGACGAAGATGAAAGAAATTAAAACACTCCATTAGATAAGAGGAACAAGGAATACGACAAGAACCAAGAGCTTAAGGGAGACGATATActttgaaaccactccggttgaAACAAGATGTGGAAGGAAGAATTAGggcagcactccggttgaaaagaGATGCAAGAAATAGAACATGAACCTGACAAGATGGGATGATATTTGACGAGAGCAACAACACAATtcctccggaactaatgaaagagtggaatgaaaagaacggagaagagaACAACAACTTCTACCACAAATGAATTTGAAAGAGCATCCTTAGGAGAAAGGCTTGAATGGAGTTCTTGAAAAAAATCAACAATGAAATGATATGCTCCtcgtgggcttatggaaacatctcaaaAGTAGAGATGATattctgccactaacgaaaacaattgaTTGCTTGAGAGCAACGAAGAGATGATAACTTCCTCCACCGAGAGAATAGGAGAGAACTTGGATTATCGATAGGCACCAtaattagcaacattccttaggggaggctttaggtgaaatctataccaagataactccaatgaagagattgatgggtttaaaatacctcattcttgacagcatgtgaatcatgaaacacgaaGGGAAATTGTCAAGAAATGACATAAGACCACCTCAGGATAAGGTAGAAGAATTGCACTTCAAAATTCATGAAGAAGTATACTTGAGCTCCCCCAacaaaatcttgaagaacactTCGAGAAAACATTAAATCTTGATGAACCACCACGTATAACCTCTTGGAAGAACTCCAGACTAAAAGGATACTAGAAAAGAAATGACGGTTGAAAAGAATAAGATTGGAGTCTTGCAATGAATTAGAGCTTCAAGACGAGACAACCGAGAAAACTTgaaactccggaaaagaaaagatgaaaaacTTAGAACCAAGAAATTGATAccatgaacgaactccggaagaaaATAATTGAAAACATTGAAAAAAAGTGAACGAATCACTGGGAAGAATTTAGAAAACaaatgaagatacttgagggaatttaGATGCAAGAGACGAAGAGATCATGAGCTGactagagaatacttgaatgatgcaccaaAAGAATTGGGGAATGAGAGCTGAATGTTGAGAATgaataaatcttctgaaatgatggcatTCGGATGATCGAGAAAGGAAAGAATCTACTGAAATGCTTGagatgggtatgaaaagaattgTCACGATTGGAAAGAATTTGAGAGGATGGCATCTAGCTTGAACTATGAATCTTCGAGAGAAAGGAcaaagatttaagagaaactcttcttcgatcttcaaatgttgagaatgacgacgagaaccACCATGAAAAATTTGTGAGATTCTCCGGAAGAATGAAGAATATAAAGGTTGAGCCAAAGGTGAAAATAATTTGAAAACGATCTTGGAGAAGGCAtttgactgatgaaattcattcttTCGTCAAACTTGGAAAAGAATTTGAGAATCACTCTggaaaaaattagaagagtcaggtaagatcctagGAAAAGACGTCTGGGTTAGGGCCACTCAAAAGAAAACACCGTTGGAAATGATTGCTTGAAAGAGAGATTGCACCAGTTGatttaaatggcttgaatgagataacaaacTCGAACTAGCTTGAACGGATTAGGAATGGAAACCCGAATCTTCTGATATATCTTCAGCACTC
This genomic window from Aegilops tauschii subsp. strangulata cultivar AL8/78 chromosome 4, Aet v6.0, whole genome shotgun sequence contains:
- the LOC141021785 gene encoding uncharacterized protein produces the protein MSFLQVLYLSRYLIHLVSSPPANYPLFSHLGIHHSPTIARHLQPPDPLALLSARGPCRRQELHPHRPASSTPPDQSPVLPTTSSSQALPPGRHLTGLYRSSRAPAPDLGPAPSSAPLSLSTAGDHQHLPELPRARATTYPSSRSSTRRGTPLCCPSSSRAPRPLLPAGEHHHAPSLHGSSSSAWSNLKGAVVEPLHHLSDPVDRIHQVAVLIRLRCTGRRRLSSCKPHCLLLTGAGTGSRPCSLTSTSAWASPAAAPQGPARPGPVATLVSARLQTLAPGRCWICRAHCFSPFGYVAIVTIYSTTLVRLLHGFGLLPSGISVAGTGNAML